The following coding sequences are from one Sphingomonadaceae bacterium OTU29LAMAA1 window:
- a CDS encoding copper chaperone PCu(A)C, with amino-acid sequence MTRWWMLMAVATLGGCSGPGRVTVDDAWIRLPAVTGRPGVAYFTLEGGPSNATLINVSADIAIRAEMHESMTGAGGMTSMKPLASVAVPAGTDTVFAPGGRHVMLFDINPKAKVGRIYNLTLNFSNGARIYAGAMTVGAADPAPDF; translated from the coding sequence ATGACGCGCTGGTGGATGCTGATGGCGGTGGCGACGCTCGGCGGTTGCAGCGGACCGGGGCGGGTAACGGTGGACGACGCGTGGATTCGCCTGCCTGCGGTCACAGGCCGCCCGGGGGTCGCCTATTTCACGCTGGAGGGCGGTCCGTCGAACGCGACGCTCATCAACGTCAGCGCCGACATTGCCATCCGTGCCGAGATGCACGAGAGCATGACCGGTGCCGGCGGCATGACCAGCATGAAGCCGCTCGCCAGCGTCGCCGTTCCCGCCGGGACCGACACGGTCTTTGCGCCCGGCGGTCGCCACGTCATGCTGTTCGACATCAATCCGAAGGCGAAGGTAGGGCGCATCTACAACCTGACGCTGAATTTCTCGAACGGGGCGCGGATCTATGCCGGGGCGATGACCGTCGGCGCGGCGGACCCGGCGCCGGATTTCTGA
- a CDS encoding metallophosphoesterase, giving the protein MAIWFTADTHFGDHRTLNIHKRDFAATAAMDAAMITGWNAVVAPDDDIWHLGDVARRLDDVAPLLAQLNGIKHLVRGNNDDPAIAQVPGWASVADYAEIVVDDRFCVLCHYPFRSWNRQHRGAINLHGHSHGKLKPMPRQFDVGVDPRGYRPVALAGLTGQSNSAAIATRT; this is encoded by the coding sequence ATGGCGATCTGGTTCACCGCCGACACGCATTTCGGCGATCACCGTACGTTGAACATCCACAAGCGCGACTTCGCGGCGACGGCGGCGATGGACGCCGCCATGATTACTGGCTGGAATGCGGTTGTCGCGCCCGATGACGACATCTGGCATCTGGGCGACGTGGCGCGGCGGCTGGACGACGTCGCCCCGCTGCTGGCGCAGCTCAACGGTATCAAGCATCTGGTTCGGGGCAACAACGACGATCCGGCGATCGCGCAGGTGCCGGGTTGGGCCAGCGTCGCCGATTATGCCGAGATCGTGGTCGACGACCGGTTCTGCGTACTGTGCCATTACCCGTTTCGCAGCTGGAACCGCCAGCATCGCGGTGCGATCAACCTGCACGGGCATAGCCACGGCAAGCTGAAGCCGATGCCGCGGCAGTTCGATGTCGGCGTCGATCCGCGCGGGTATCGCCCGGTCGCGCTGGCCGGCCTGACCGGTCAGTCGAACAGCGCCGCGATCGCGACCCGGACCTGA
- the dnaJ gene encoding molecular chaperone DnaJ has protein sequence MSTTVDYYELLECERDADGATLKSAYRKLAMKYHPDKNAGCKDSESRFKAVSEAYEVLKDPQKRAAYDRYGHAAFQNGGGGGAQDFSGFSDIFESVFGEFMGGGRGGGRTQQRRGADLRYDMEVTLEEAFHGKSTEITVDVSAQCDTCHGSGAKPGTHASTCRQCNGHGKVRAQQGFFVVERACPVCQGAGEIIADPCGDCRGEGRIDKTKTLSVNVPPGVDEGTRIRLSGEGEAGPRGAPAGDLYIFLHVKRHALFEREGTTLFARAPISFTTASLGGALSIPGLDGRMHEIKIPAGIQSGKQLRQRGAGMPVLQGRGHGDLVIQIDVETPTKLSVRQRELLELFRETETGDECPASQGFFAKLKGVFATE, from the coding sequence ATGAGCACCACAGTCGATTATTATGAGCTACTCGAATGCGAGCGTGATGCGGACGGCGCGACGCTGAAATCGGCGTACCGCAAGCTCGCGATGAAGTATCACCCGGACAAGAACGCCGGGTGCAAGGACAGCGAGTCCAGGTTCAAGGCGGTCAGCGAAGCCTATGAGGTCCTGAAGGACCCGCAGAAGCGCGCTGCCTACGATCGCTACGGCCATGCCGCGTTCCAGAACGGTGGCGGCGGCGGAGCACAGGATTTCAGCGGCTTTTCCGATATCTTCGAATCGGTCTTCGGCGAATTCATGGGTGGCGGCCGCGGTGGCGGGCGTACCCAGCAGCGGCGTGGCGCCGATTTGCGCTACGACATGGAAGTGACGCTCGAAGAGGCATTTCATGGCAAGTCGACCGAGATTACGGTCGATGTATCGGCGCAATGCGACACCTGCCACGGTTCGGGCGCGAAGCCCGGGACGCATGCATCCACCTGTCGGCAGTGCAACGGTCACGGCAAGGTGCGGGCGCAGCAGGGATTCTTCGTGGTCGAACGCGCCTGCCCGGTATGTCAGGGCGCGGGCGAGATCATCGCGGATCCTTGTGGCGATTGCCGCGGCGAAGGAAGGATCGACAAGACCAAGACACTGAGCGTCAACGTGCCGCCCGGCGTCGATGAAGGCACGCGCATCCGCCTGTCCGGTGAGGGCGAAGCGGGACCGCGCGGAGCGCCGGCGGGCGACCTCTACATCTTTCTCCACGTCAAACGGCATGCGCTGTTCGAACGCGAGGGCACGACCCTGTTCGCGCGTGCACCGATCAGCTTCACGACGGCCTCGCTGGGCGGCGCCTTGTCGATCCCCGGCCTCGACGGGCGGATGCACGAGATCAAGATTCCGGCGGGCATCCAGTCGGGCAAGCAATTGCGCCAGCGTGGCGCGGGCATGCCGGTGCTACAAGGACGTGGTCACGGCGATCTGGTCATTCAGATCGACGTCGAAACGCCGACCAAGTTGTCGGTGCGCCAGCGCGAACTGCTGGAGTTGTTCCGCGAGACGGAAACGGGTGACGAATGCCCGGCGAGTCAGGGCTTCTTCGCCAAGCTGAAGGGCGTGTTCGCGACGGAGTGA
- a CDS encoding TM2 domain-containing protein has translation MDSRTGEGLVAGDDGQRYRFTPEDWAQRGEPAIGLKVDFESNGDRALSVFPMPEVAGTRHVLAPPPPREPVNDRNKLVAALLAFFLGPLALHRFYTGRTGSAIVMLVLSMTVVGMLLTWPWALIDMIRYLMMSDREFAARYPRKD, from the coding sequence GTGGATTCGCGGACCGGTGAGGGGCTGGTTGCCGGCGATGACGGACAGCGGTATCGGTTCACGCCTGAGGACTGGGCACAACGCGGCGAGCCGGCGATTGGTCTGAAGGTCGATTTCGAATCGAATGGCGATCGCGCGCTCAGCGTGTTTCCGATGCCTGAAGTTGCGGGCACCCGTCACGTGCTGGCACCGCCACCGCCGCGCGAACCGGTGAATGATCGCAACAAGCTGGTCGCGGCTCTGCTGGCGTTCTTTCTGGGACCGCTGGCGTTGCATCGCTTCTACACGGGGCGGACCGGATCGGCGATCGTAATGCTGGTGCTGAGTATGACTGTGGTCGGCATGCTGCTGACCTGGCCATGGGCGCTGATCGACATGATCCGCTATCTCATGATGTCGGACCGGGAATTTGCCGCGCGATATCCGCGCAAGGATTGA
- a CDS encoding vgr related protein: MPLLSLRAPADARPLTAGERALAASVFHDAIDYDAVRLSRTKWAFFQPRDTVMAPTGCIHFHPGGTQWRDDFAAAALTDQGLFIHEMVHIWQHQRGICLPLARHPWCRYDYALKPGQPLHRYGIEQQGEIVRHAFLLGHGARIPGAPPLAQYRTLLPFG; the protein is encoded by the coding sequence ATGCCCCTGCTCTCGCTGCGCGCTCCTGCCGATGCCCGCCCGTTGACCGCGGGCGAGCGCGCGCTCGCCGCATCGGTGTTCCACGACGCGATCGACTATGACGCGGTGCGGTTGTCGCGGACCAAATGGGCCTTCTTCCAGCCGCGCGATACGGTGATGGCGCCGACCGGCTGCATCCACTTCCATCCCGGCGGCACCCAGTGGCGCGACGATTTCGCCGCCGCCGCACTCACCGACCAAGGGCTGTTCATACACGAGATGGTGCACATCTGGCAGCACCAGCGCGGCATCTGCCTGCCGCTCGCGCGCCATCCGTGGTGCCGCTACGATTACGCGCTGAAGCCCGGCCAGCCGCTGCACCGCTACGGCATCGAACAGCAGGGCGAGATCGTCCGCCATGCCTTCCTGCTCGGCCACGGCGCCCGCATCCCCGGCGCACCGCCACTGGCGCAATACCGGACGCTGCTGCCCTTCGGATGA
- a CDS encoding retroviral-like aspartic protease family protein, whose protein sequence is MAAPRALCIATLPLLLAAAAMPQQAPDPPRRAPTIPLHEAILDDRLEIAGNDIDAVQIETRMAVDVRIDGRGPYRFVVDSGADRSAIGQRLASDLRLPAGDPVMLHGMAGASRTETVMIGTLAVGGSVATDIAAPVLPERFLGASGLLGIDALRGQRLMLDFDADTIAIEDTRRPVRAQRDEIVVTARRRGGQLILTQARAGGVPIRAVVDTGSQLTIGNLALRDALFRRRKPPVFSSATLVGVTGDQMAVAVAIVPEMRIGGIQLRDVPVAFADLPPFALFELRDVPAMMLGTDLMGNFRRVSLDFGARKVRFQLRRCQTGGAGFGGRSMFMHDTGTPPASSCPPRPRRMPPVEPVAALP, encoded by the coding sequence ATGGCCGCGCCACGCGCTCTCTGCATCGCTACGTTGCCGCTGTTGCTGGCGGCGGCGGCGATGCCGCAACAGGCACCCGATCCGCCGCGCCGCGCACCAACGATCCCGCTGCACGAGGCGATTCTGGACGACCGGCTGGAGATCGCGGGAAACGACATCGACGCGGTACAGATCGAAACGCGCATGGCGGTCGACGTCAGGATCGATGGGCGTGGCCCCTACCGGTTCGTCGTCGACAGTGGTGCCGACCGCAGCGCGATCGGGCAACGGCTCGCGTCCGACCTGCGCCTGCCTGCCGGCGACCCGGTGATGCTGCACGGCATGGCGGGTGCGAGCCGAACCGAAACGGTGATGATCGGCACGCTGGCGGTCGGCGGCAGCGTCGCCACGGATATCGCGGCGCCGGTGCTGCCCGAACGCTTTCTGGGTGCCAGTGGATTGCTGGGCATCGATGCGTTGCGCGGGCAGCGCCTGATGCTCGACTTCGATGCGGATACGATCGCGATCGAGGACACACGCCGTCCGGTGCGGGCGCAACGCGACGAGATCGTCGTCACCGCCCGCCGCCGCGGCGGTCAGTTGATCCTGACGCAGGCGCGCGCCGGCGGCGTGCCGATCCGTGCCGTCGTCGATACTGGCTCGCAGCTCACCATCGGCAATCTGGCGTTGCGCGACGCCCTGTTCCGCCGCCGCAAGCCGCCGGTATTCAGCTCGGCCACGCTCGTCGGCGTGACCGGCGACCAGATGGCCGTTGCGGTCGCGATAGTGCCGGAAATGCGGATCGGTGGCATCCAGCTGCGCGATGTGCCCGTCGCCTTCGCCGATCTGCCACCCTTCGCCCTGTTCGAACTGCGGGATGTGCCGGCGATGATGCTCGGCACCGACCTGATGGGAAATTTCCGCCGTGTCTCGCTCGATTTCGGCGCCCGCAAAGTGCGCTTCCAGCTGCGGCGCTGCCAGACCGGCGGGGCGGGCTTCGGCGGACGCTCGATGTTCATGCACGATACCGGGACCCCGCCCGCATCGAGTTGCCCGCCTCGCCCGCGTCGCATGCCGCCCGTCGAGCCGGTCGCCGCCCTACCGTAG
- a CDS encoding methyl-accepting chemotaxis protein, producing the protein MIDALRDIWVLLESTIVEETRAFCHHPMARMLYRSDAQGASPLHERELAYTRRKFVGPFDALLDAEMVERGSNFVANGGDDNDYIDGLMENYRSRDTLLRTVLIHDPLRYATSTNALYRLAAIDIRAFSAGAAAHRARRDTVVRQNLADTMAEVTRIVVSIGTISSQTNLLALNATIEAARANEHGRGFSVVAQEMKRLAQATRAATQQATALLGAA; encoded by the coding sequence TTGATCGACGCGTTGCGCGATATCTGGGTGCTGCTGGAGTCGACGATCGTCGAGGAGACCCGCGCCTTCTGTCATCATCCAATGGCGCGTATGCTGTACCGCAGCGATGCGCAGGGGGCATCGCCGCTGCACGAACGCGAGCTGGCCTACACCAGGCGCAAGTTCGTCGGGCCGTTCGATGCGTTGCTGGATGCGGAAATGGTCGAGCGGGGCAGCAATTTCGTCGCGAACGGCGGTGACGACAATGACTATATCGATGGACTGATGGAGAATTACCGCTCGCGCGACACCCTGCTGCGCACAGTACTGATCCATGATCCGCTGCGCTATGCTACGTCGACCAACGCACTGTACCGGCTCGCCGCGATCGATATCCGGGCGTTTTCCGCCGGTGCCGCCGCGCATCGCGCACGTCGCGACACCGTCGTCCGGCAGAATCTGGCGGACACCATGGCCGAGGTGACGCGGATCGTCGTCTCGATCGGCACGATCAGCAGCCAGACCAACCTGCTCGCGCTCAACGCCACCATCGAAGCGGCACGCGCCAACGAACACGGACGCGGCTTTTCCGTCGTGGCGCAGGAGATGAAGCGCCTTGCCCAGGCGACACGCGCCGCCACGCAACAGGCGACGGCGTTACTCGGCGCAGCCTAA
- the dnaK gene encoding molecular chaperone DnaK, with amino-acid sequence MAKVIGIDLGTTNSCVSVMEGGKPKVIENAEGARTTPSIVAFAKDGERLVGQPAKRQAVTNGDNTIFAVKRLIGRRFDDPITKKDTELVPYKIARGPNGDAWVSAGGKDYSPSQISAFTLQKMKETAESYLGETVTQAVITVPAYFNDAQRQATKDAGQIAGLEVLRIINEPTAAALAYGLEKQDGKTIAVYDLGGGTFDVSILEIGDGVFEVKATNGDTFLGGEDFDNKLVEYLAEGFKKDEGIDLSKDKLALQRLKEAAEKAKIELSSAASTEVNLPFITADQNGPKHLVKTINRADLERLVDDLIKRTIDPMKKALADAGLKTDDISEVVLVGGMTRMPKVREAVKNFFGKEPHTGVNPDEVVAMGAAIQAGVLQGDVKDVLLLDVTPLSLGIETLGGVFTRMIDRNTTIPTKKSQTYSTADDNQGAVTIRVFQGEREMAADNKLLGQFDLVGIPPAPRGVPQIEVTFDIDANGLVNVSAKDKGTGKEQQIRIQASGGLSDNDIEQMVRDAEKFAEEDKKRRAGAEAKNNAESLIHTTERQLADNGDKVDEALKSEIQSAIDAAKAAVEGGDADQMTEKSQALAQVAMKLGQAIYEKQAQSEASPQGGTDGEAPKDDVVDAEFSEVDDNKA; translated from the coding sequence ATGGCTAAAGTAATCGGTATCGACCTCGGCACCACCAACAGCTGCGTTTCCGTGATGGAAGGTGGCAAGCCCAAGGTGATCGAGAATGCGGAAGGCGCGCGCACCACGCCGTCGATCGTCGCCTTCGCCAAGGACGGCGAGCGGCTGGTCGGCCAGCCCGCCAAGCGTCAGGCCGTCACTAATGGTGACAACACGATCTTCGCGGTGAAGCGCCTGATCGGCCGTCGTTTCGACGACCCGATCACCAAGAAGGACACCGAGCTGGTCCCGTACAAGATCGCGCGCGGTCCGAACGGCGACGCGTGGGTGTCCGCAGGCGGCAAGGATTATTCGCCGTCGCAGATCAGCGCCTTTACCTTGCAGAAGATGAAGGAGACGGCCGAGAGCTACCTCGGCGAGACGGTCACGCAGGCGGTCATCACCGTGCCGGCATACTTCAACGACGCCCAGCGTCAGGCGACCAAGGACGCCGGCCAGATCGCCGGTCTGGAAGTGCTGCGCATCATCAACGAGCCGACCGCGGCTGCTCTCGCCTACGGGCTGGAGAAGCAGGACGGCAAGACGATCGCGGTCTATGACCTTGGCGGCGGCACGTTCGACGTCTCGATCCTCGAGATCGGCGACGGCGTGTTCGAGGTGAAGGCGACCAACGGCGACACCTTCCTCGGTGGTGAGGATTTCGACAACAAGCTGGTCGAATATCTCGCCGAAGGGTTCAAGAAGGACGAAGGCATCGACCTGTCGAAGGACAAGTTGGCGTTGCAGCGTCTGAAGGAAGCGGCGGAAAAGGCGAAGATCGAACTGTCGTCGGCAGCCTCGACCGAGGTCAACCTGCCCTTTATCACCGCGGACCAGAACGGGCCGAAGCATCTCGTCAAGACGATCAACCGCGCCGATCTGGAGCGGCTGGTCGACGACCTGATCAAGCGCACGATCGATCCGATGAAGAAGGCGCTGGCCGATGCCGGCCTGAAGACCGACGACATCAGCGAAGTCGTGCTCGTCGGCGGCATGACCCGCATGCCGAAGGTGCGCGAGGCGGTGAAGAATTTCTTCGGGAAGGAGCCGCACACCGGCGTCAACCCGGATGAGGTCGTCGCGATGGGCGCCGCCATTCAGGCGGGCGTGTTGCAGGGCGACGTCAAGGACGTGCTGCTGCTCGACGTGACGCCGCTGTCGCTGGGTATCGAGACGCTGGGTGGCGTGTTCACCCGGATGATCGACCGCAACACGACGATCCCGACCAAGAAGTCGCAGACCTATTCGACCGCCGACGACAACCAGGGCGCGGTGACGATCCGCGTGTTCCAGGGCGAGCGCGAGATGGCGGCGGACAACAAGCTGCTGGGTCAGTTCGACCTTGTCGGCATCCCGCCCGCACCGCGCGGCGTGCCGCAGATCGAGGTCACGTTCGACATCGACGCCAACGGCCTCGTCAACGTGTCGGCCAAGGACAAGGGCACCGGCAAGGAGCAGCAGATCCGCATCCAGGCATCGGGCGGTCTGTCGGACAACGACATCGAGCAGATGGTGCGCGATGCCGAGAAGTTCGCCGAGGAGGACAAGAAGCGTCGGGCCGGCGCCGAGGCGAAGAACAACGCCGAATCGCTGATCCACACGACGGAGCGGCAGCTCGCGGACAATGGCGACAAGGTCGATGAGGCCCTGAAGTCGGAAATCCAGTCGGCGATCGACGCTGCCAAGGCTGCGGTCGAGGGCGGCGATGCCGACCAAATGACCGAAAAGTCGCAGGCGCTCGCACAGGTCGCGATGAAGCTCGGCCAGGCGATCTACGAGAAGCAGGCCCAGTCCGAAGCGTCGCCGCAGGGCGGCACCGACGGAGAAGCACCGAAGGACGACGTGGTCGACGCCGAATTCTCGGAAGTCGACGACAACAAGGCGTAA
- a CDS encoding threonine synthase has product MNANLTTDRPTFVTHLECSLTGERYDADRLHGLSRAGRPLLVRYDLEGVKAAVSRDALGARDTDMWRWRELLPVRHTGNVVSLGEIETPLIPIPKAAGSPNVLVKDEGRLPTGSFKARGLVMAVAMAKELGVTRIAMPTNGNAGAALAAYATRVGIETIVFCPEDTPEVNVREIAMQGARVWRVNGLIDDCGAIVGKGAAEGRWFDFSTLKEPYRIEGKKTMGLELAAQFGWDLPDAIFYPTGGGTGLIGMWKAFDELERLGWIGSKRPRMYAVQASGCAPIVRAFEAGVEHAERWEDAHTVAAGIRVPKAVGDFLILRAVRESGGKALGVGDPAILTAVEDAAKRDGLLLCPEGGATLAAYREALKTGEVDEDERVVLFNCATGLKYPMPEAPQTLDRHVAIDFDAL; this is encoded by the coding sequence ATGAACGCCAATCTGACCACCGATCGTCCGACCTTCGTCACGCATCTGGAATGCTCGCTGACCGGCGAGCGCTATGACGCGGACCGGCTGCATGGCCTGTCGCGCGCAGGGCGGCCGTTGCTGGTGCGCTACGATCTGGAGGGCGTGAAGGCGGCGGTGTCGCGCGATGCGCTCGGCGCGCGGGACACCGATATGTGGCGGTGGCGGGAGTTGCTGCCGGTTCGGCATACCGGAAATGTCGTCAGTCTGGGCGAGATCGAGACGCCGTTGATCCCGATCCCCAAAGCGGCGGGCAGCCCCAACGTGCTGGTGAAGGACGAGGGGCGATTGCCGACGGGCAGCTTCAAGGCGCGCGGGCTGGTGATGGCCGTGGCGATGGCGAAGGAACTGGGCGTGACCCGGATCGCCATGCCGACCAACGGCAATGCCGGCGCTGCGCTGGCGGCCTATGCGACGCGGGTGGGGATCGAGACGATCGTCTTCTGCCCGGAAGACACGCCCGAGGTGAACGTCCGCGAGATCGCGATGCAGGGCGCGCGGGTATGGCGGGTCAACGGCCTGATCGACGATTGCGGCGCGATCGTGGGGAAGGGGGCCGCGGAGGGGCGCTGGTTCGACTTCTCCACGCTGAAGGAGCCCTATCGGATCGAAGGCAAGAAGACGATGGGGCTGGAACTGGCCGCGCAATTCGGCTGGGACCTGCCCGATGCGATCTTCTATCCGACCGGCGGCGGCACCGGTCTGATCGGGATGTGGAAGGCGTTCGACGAGCTTGAGCGGCTCGGCTGGATCGGATCGAAAAGACCGCGGATGTATGCGGTGCAGGCGAGCGGGTGCGCGCCGATCGTCCGCGCGTTCGAGGCGGGCGTCGAGCATGCCGAGCGGTGGGAGGATGCACATACCGTCGCGGCCGGCATTCGCGTGCCAAAGGCGGTCGGCGATTTCCTGATCCTGCGGGCGGTGCGGGAAAGCGGCGGCAAGGCGCTGGGCGTCGGCGACCCCGCGATCCTGACGGCGGTCGAGGATGCGGCGAAGCGCGACGGTCTGTTGCTGTGTCCCGAGGGCGGCGCGACGCTTGCCGCCTATCGCGAGGCGCTGAAGACCGGCGAGGTCGACGAGGACGAGCGGGTGGTGCTGTTCAATTGCGCGACCGGGCTGAAATATCCGATGCCGGAAGCGCCGCAGACGCTCGACCGGCACGTCGCGATCGATTTCGACGCGCTTTAG
- a CDS encoding DUF4139 domain-containing protein → MRTAVFGLAMLMLPEGIVAQEAPAQTVPGASRGAQGDVSVTIYNNDVALVQDVRQLPIARGQVRQDFPDVSASIRPETVSLNIADAGIVEQNFDYDLLSPSSLMEKAVGETITLLRTNPATGAETRERARVLAVNGGVVLQIGERIEVLRDDGLPVRAIFDRVPASLRARPTLSVMLDSNRAGTRPATLSYLSRGLGWSADYVALFDDRSGRIDVQGWVTLKNTSGTTFDNARTLLVAGEVATEDGEGDRNSYRPRPRGRIERAGTETASREQLGDFYLYPLPGRTTIADKQTKQVSFLDVKGAAAQSGYAFENGWLGTATEPRSAASVLRFANSAGAGLGDALPAGTVRVYVRDARGQAQFTGENRIDHSPQGSQIALKTGDAFDVKVLPVVVERTRLSEWKWRTAMRYTLTNAKRTPVTVELTQSGFDWTDTRIIAESRKSERRDADSTVWQVPVPANGETIVTATFETRY, encoded by the coding sequence ATGCGGACGGCGGTATTCGGACTGGCGATGCTGATGCTGCCGGAGGGCATTGTAGCGCAGGAGGCGCCCGCGCAGACCGTGCCGGGCGCGTCGCGGGGGGCGCAGGGCGACGTATCGGTCACCATCTACAATAATGACGTCGCGCTGGTGCAGGACGTGCGGCAACTACCGATCGCGCGCGGGCAGGTACGGCAGGATTTCCCCGACGTCAGCGCGTCGATCCGGCCGGAGACGGTGTCGCTCAACATCGCCGATGCGGGGATCGTCGAACAGAATTTCGATTACGATCTGCTCAGCCCGTCGAGCCTGATGGAAAAGGCGGTGGGCGAGACGATCACGCTGTTGCGGACCAATCCGGCGACGGGCGCGGAAACGCGCGAGCGGGCCAGGGTGCTGGCGGTGAACGGCGGCGTGGTGCTGCAGATTGGCGAGCGGATCGAGGTGCTGCGTGACGACGGATTGCCGGTCCGTGCGATTTTCGACCGCGTGCCGGCATCGCTGCGGGCACGCCCGACGCTGTCGGTGATGCTGGACAGCAATCGTGCGGGAACGCGGCCCGCGACGCTCTCCTATCTAAGCCGTGGGTTGGGGTGGAGCGCGGATTATGTGGCGCTGTTCGACGACAGGAGCGGACGCATCGACGTGCAGGGCTGGGTGACGCTGAAGAACACCAGCGGCACGACGTTCGACAATGCGCGCACGCTGCTGGTCGCGGGGGAGGTGGCGACCGAGGATGGCGAGGGCGATCGCAACAGCTATCGCCCGCGTCCGCGAGGCCGGATCGAACGGGCAGGCACCGAAACGGCGTCGCGTGAGCAATTGGGCGATTTCTACCTCTATCCGCTGCCTGGCAGGACGACGATCGCCGACAAGCAGACCAAGCAGGTGAGCTTCCTCGACGTAAAGGGTGCTGCGGCGCAATCGGGCTATGCGTTCGAGAACGGTTGGCTCGGCACCGCGACCGAGCCGCGCAGCGCGGCGAGCGTTCTGCGCTTCGCCAATTCCGCCGGAGCGGGACTCGGCGATGCGCTGCCGGCGGGGACGGTGCGGGTCTATGTCCGCGATGCGCGCGGGCAGGCGCAGTTCACCGGCGAGAACCGGATCGACCATAGCCCGCAAGGATCGCAGATCGCGCTCAAAACCGGCGATGCCTTCGACGTGAAGGTGCTGCCGGTGGTGGTCGAGCGGACGCGGCTGAGCGAATGGAAGTGGCGGACGGCGATGCGGTACACGCTGACCAACGCGAAGCGGACGCCGGTGACGGTGGAACTGACGCAGAGCGGGTTCGACTGGACCGATACGCGCATTATCGCCGAAAGCCGCAAGAGCGAGCGGCGCGATGCCGACAGCACCGTCTGGCAGGTGCCGGTTCCCGCGAACGGCGAGACGATCGTGACGGCGACCTTCGAAACCCGCTACTGA